The following are encoded together in the Nocardioides okcheonensis genome:
- a CDS encoding DICT sensory domain-containing protein produces the protein MAGPNEGFSIGVLAARTGLTPTVLRTWESRFGFPAGERAPSGHRRFTDADVDQVRQVLEVRSSGATLQAAIDAVSRRSEQVVADSVHAALVEQFPDLRPQRFGRRALVAASHAIEDEALARAERAVVLGAFQRGHNYAWSQHRWDELARTALWSAVVADFAGAGDLPPDATATPARCQLPDDSPMRREWTVVTLSPSRGAVLSAWEVPSRPGDTRTFESVVSTHRPVVLAAARVLVAVAEASGAVAPPHVVELLDEHAPQPSPSPVDGDRMWLRALALLDPEG, from the coding sequence ATGGCCGGTCCGAACGAGGGGTTCAGCATCGGCGTGCTCGCCGCACGCACCGGGCTCACGCCGACGGTGCTGCGCACGTGGGAGAGCCGCTTCGGGTTCCCCGCGGGCGAGCGCGCGCCGTCCGGGCACCGCCGGTTCACCGACGCCGACGTCGACCAGGTGCGACAGGTGCTCGAGGTCCGGTCGTCCGGCGCCACGCTGCAGGCCGCCATCGACGCGGTGTCGCGCCGCAGCGAGCAGGTCGTCGCCGACTCGGTCCACGCCGCGCTGGTCGAGCAGTTCCCGGACCTGCGCCCGCAGCGCTTCGGTCGCCGCGCCCTGGTGGCCGCCTCGCACGCCATCGAGGACGAGGCCCTCGCGCGTGCCGAGCGGGCCGTCGTGCTCGGCGCGTTCCAGCGGGGCCACAACTACGCGTGGTCGCAGCACCGCTGGGACGAGCTGGCCCGGACCGCGCTCTGGTCGGCGGTCGTCGCCGACTTCGCCGGCGCGGGCGACCTGCCCCCCGACGCGACCGCGACCCCCGCGCGCTGCCAGCTCCCGGACGACTCCCCGATGCGCCGGGAGTGGACGGTCGTGACGCTCTCGCCCTCGCGGGGAGCGGTCCTGTCCGCCTGGGAGGTGCCGTCGCGACCGGGCGACACCCGCACCTTCGAGTCCGTCGTGAGCACCCACCGCCCGGTGGTGCTCGCGGCCGCGCGGGTCCTGGTCGCGGTCGCCGAGGCGTCGGGCGCCGTGGCGCCGCCGCACGTCGTGGAGCTGCTCGACGAGCACGCGCCGCAGCCGTCGCCGTCCCCGGTGGACGGGGACCGCATGTGGTTGCGCGCGCTCGCCCTCCTCGATCCCGAGGGCTGA
- a CDS encoding CsbD family protein, producing MGLDDKIGNKGEELKGKAKEATGRATGDEQMEAEGKGEKTGANLKQAGEKIKDVFKS from the coding sequence ATGGGCCTGGACGACAAGATCGGCAACAAGGGCGAGGAGCTCAAGGGCAAGGCCAAGGAGGCCACCGGCCGCGCCACCGGCGACGAGCAGATGGAGGCCGAGGGCAAGGGCGAGAAGACGGGCGCCAACCTCAAGCAGGCCGGCGAGAAGATCAAGGACGTCTTCAAGAGCTGA
- a CDS encoding DUF7218 family protein, whose translation MAEKRRDPGPSVKDPEVYEALRDEGASKEKAARIANAAAAEGRTSVGERGGEARDYEARTVEELRHRAAELDIAGRSSMTKDELVEALRHH comes from the coding sequence ATGGCTGAGAAGCGGAGGGACCCCGGACCGTCGGTCAAGGACCCGGAGGTCTACGAGGCCCTCCGCGACGAGGGCGCCAGCAAGGAGAAGGCCGCCCGGATCGCCAACGCCGCCGCCGCCGAGGGCCGCACGTCCGTGGGCGAGCGCGGCGGCGAGGCGCGCGACTACGAGGCCCGCACGGTCGAGGAGCTGCGCCACCGCGCCGCCGAGCTCGACATCGCCGGACGCTCCTCGATGACCAAGGACGAGCTGGTCGAGGCACTGCGCCACCACTGA
- a CDS encoding SRPBCC family protein, with protein MPSIARTFTTSAAPEAAYAYLADFRNAEEWDPGTRSCERVAGDGGEGTTYRNVSSFLGREVELTYTAVALEPGRLVHLEGGRDGFAGHDRFELEPSGSGTQVRYSADFSFSGIAALGSPVVGLWLPVLAAKTLPQLRASLDRLAG; from the coding sequence ATGCCCTCGATTGCCCGCACCTTCACCACGTCCGCCGCGCCCGAGGCGGCCTACGCCTACCTCGCCGACTTCCGCAACGCCGAGGAGTGGGACCCGGGCACCCGGTCGTGCGAGCGGGTCGCCGGCGACGGGGGCGAGGGGACGACCTACCGCAACGTGTCGTCGTTCCTCGGGCGCGAGGTGGAGCTCACCTACACCGCGGTCGCACTGGAGCCCGGCCGCCTGGTCCACCTCGAGGGCGGCCGCGACGGCTTCGCGGGCCACGACCGCTTCGAGCTGGAGCCCTCGGGGTCGGGGACGCAGGTGCGCTACTCGGCCGACTTCTCCTTCTCCGGGATCGCCGCGCTCGGCTCTCCGGTCGTCGGGCTCTGGCTGCCGGTGCTGGCCGCGAAGACCCTGCCGCAGCTGCGCGCGAGCCTCGACCGCCTCGCCGGCTGA
- a CDS encoding Dps family protein: MDTTSTDTTVTSGSDAPLTVPGLATSTGHAVADALQMRVHALNDLQLTLKHAHWNVVGPHFIGVHEMLDPQIDGVRDMVDVLAERMSTLGVPPNGLPGALVSARTWDDYSLDRADTAAHLAALDLVYTGVIEDHRKAIAAVGDDPVTEDILIGQTADLEQFQWFVRAHLQGTSGALVSDGASGEVAAAESTVGAGAPAQR, translated from the coding sequence ATGGACACCACCAGCACCGACACCACCGTCACCAGCGGCTCGGACGCGCCGCTGACCGTCCCCGGCCTCGCCACCTCGACGGGCCATGCCGTCGCCGACGCGCTGCAGATGCGCGTGCACGCGCTCAACGACCTGCAGCTCACCCTCAAGCACGCCCACTGGAACGTCGTGGGCCCGCACTTCATCGGCGTCCACGAGATGCTCGACCCGCAGATCGACGGCGTGCGCGACATGGTCGACGTCCTCGCCGAGCGGATGTCGACCCTCGGCGTGCCGCCCAACGGCCTGCCCGGCGCGCTCGTCTCGGCGAGGACGTGGGACGACTACTCCCTCGACCGCGCCGACACCGCGGCGCACCTCGCGGCCCTCGACCTCGTCTACACCGGCGTCATCGAGGACCACCGCAAGGCGATCGCCGCCGTGGGCGACGACCCGGTCACCGAGGACATCCTCATCGGCCAGACCGCCGACCTCGAGCAGTTCCAGTGGTTCGTCCGGGCGCACCTGCAGGGCACCAGCGGCGCGCTGGTCTCCGACGGCGCCTCCGGCGAGGTCGCGGCCGCCGAGTCGACCGTCGGCGCAGGGGCTCCCGCCCAGCGCTGA
- a CDS encoding sugar ABC transporter substrate-binding protein — MKRKHSLVLVTLVGAAMSLSACGSDSGDDGGSGDSGSGSEATGKIGVILPDTESSVRWESADRPALEAAFEEAGVDYDIQNAEGDANKMTQIADSMIGNGVTVLAIVNLDSESGAAIQEKAQEQGVATIDYDRLTLGGSAEYYVSFDNTKVGELQGQGLADCLGDKDANIVYLNGSPTDNNATLFAEGAHSVLDEMSNYTVVGEQAVPDWDNEQAATIFQQLYTAADGKVDGVLAANDGLGGAAISILEGAGQAGKVPVTGQDATVEGLQNVLAGTQCMTVYKSATQEAGALAEVAIALANGDEADTTGTTVDSSDDSEVPSILLTPQAITKDNVGDVIDDGGQKLEDVCTDKFADLCAEAGIS, encoded by the coding sequence GTGAAGCGGAAGCACAGTCTGGTCCTCGTCACCCTCGTGGGTGCGGCCATGTCCCTGTCGGCGTGCGGCAGCGACTCCGGCGACGACGGCGGCAGCGGCGACAGCGGCAGCGGTTCGGAGGCGACCGGCAAGATCGGCGTCATCCTCCCCGACACCGAGTCCTCGGTGCGCTGGGAGAGCGCGGACCGACCGGCCCTCGAGGCGGCGTTCGAGGAGGCGGGCGTCGACTACGACATCCAGAACGCCGAGGGCGACGCGAACAAGATGACCCAGATCGCCGACTCGATGATCGGCAACGGCGTCACCGTCCTCGCCATCGTCAACCTCGACTCCGAGTCGGGCGCGGCCATCCAGGAGAAGGCCCAGGAGCAGGGCGTCGCCACGATCGACTACGACCGCCTGACCCTCGGTGGCTCGGCGGAGTACTACGTGTCGTTCGACAACACCAAGGTCGGCGAGCTGCAGGGCCAGGGCCTCGCGGACTGCCTCGGTGACAAGGACGCCAACATCGTCTACCTCAACGGCTCGCCCACCGACAACAACGCGACGCTGTTCGCCGAGGGCGCGCACAGCGTGCTCGACGAGATGAGCAACTACACGGTCGTCGGCGAGCAGGCGGTCCCGGACTGGGACAACGAGCAGGCGGCCACGATCTTCCAGCAGCTCTACACCGCTGCCGACGGCAAGGTCGACGGCGTGCTGGCGGCCAACGACGGTCTCGGCGGTGCGGCGATCAGCATCCTCGAGGGCGCCGGCCAGGCCGGCAAGGTCCCGGTCACCGGCCAGGACGCCACGGTCGAGGGCCTGCAGAACGTCCTCGCCGGCACCCAGTGCATGACGGTCTACAAGTCCGCCACGCAGGAGGCCGGCGCGCTGGCCGAGGTCGCCATCGCGCTCGCCAACGGCGACGAGGCCGACACCACCGGCACCACGGTCGACTCCTCCGACGACAGCGAGGTCCCCTCGATCCTGCTCACCCCGCAGGCGATCACCAAGGACAACGTGGGCGACGTGATCGACGACGGCGGCCAGAAGCTCGAGGACGTGTGCACCGACAAGTTCGCCGACCTCTGCGCCGAGGCCGGTATCTCCTGA
- a CDS encoding ATP-binding cassette domain-containing protein: MTQPLLELRGVNKSFGVVHVLHDVDFAVYPGQVTALVGDNGAGKSTLVKIIAGIYGRDSGEYLFDGQQVDVHGPRDVAALGVEIVYQDLALCDNLDIVQNMFLGREETSRFGLDEVTMETRARETLSSLSVRTVKSVRQSVASLSGGQRQTVAIAKAVLWNSKVVLLDEPTAALGVAQTRQVLDLVRRLADHGLGVVLISHNMGDVFEVADRITALYLGRVAADVPAKDVTHSQVVELITAGRSGDLGISENPATATV; this comes from the coding sequence ATGACCCAACCGCTGCTCGAGCTGCGCGGAGTCAACAAGAGCTTCGGCGTGGTGCACGTCCTCCACGACGTCGACTTCGCCGTCTACCCGGGTCAGGTCACCGCGCTCGTCGGTGACAACGGCGCCGGCAAGTCGACCCTCGTCAAGATCATCGCCGGCATCTACGGCCGCGACAGCGGCGAGTACCTCTTCGACGGGCAGCAGGTCGACGTCCACGGTCCGCGCGACGTGGCCGCCCTCGGCGTCGAGATCGTCTACCAGGACCTCGCGCTCTGCGACAACCTGGACATCGTCCAGAACATGTTCCTCGGTCGCGAGGAGACGTCCCGGTTCGGGCTCGACGAGGTCACCATGGAGACCCGCGCCCGCGAGACGCTGTCGTCGCTGTCGGTGCGGACGGTCAAGTCGGTGCGCCAGAGCGTCGCCAGCCTGTCCGGCGGCCAGCGCCAGACCGTCGCCATCGCCAAGGCGGTGCTGTGGAACTCCAAGGTCGTCCTGCTCGACGAGCCGACCGCCGCCCTCGGTGTGGCCCAGACCCGCCAGGTGCTCGACCTGGTGCGCCGCCTCGCCGACCACGGCCTCGGCGTCGTGCTGATCTCGCACAACATGGGTGACGTCTTCGAGGTCGCCGACCGGATCACCGCCCTCTACCTCGGCCGCGTGGCCGCGGACGTCCCGGCGAAGGACGTCACGCACAGCCAGGTCGTCGAGCTCATCACCGCCGGACGCTCCGGGGACCTCGGCATCTCCGAGAACCCCGCGACCGCGACCGTCTGA
- a CDS encoding sugar ABC transporter permease, giving the protein MTASTDTASAPAAGGFDNDNRQAGGLGDAFRDYLNRLRGGDMGALPAIFGLVVLFIVFSSLHDRFLTTYNMANLVIQAGSIIVLAMGIVFVLLLGEIDLSAGVAGGASATVTTLMLIDHDWTWWLATLLGIAVGAVIGLAIGSLVSMLGIPSFVVTLAFFLGLQAVPLKLIGAGGSLRFNDPVLRGLSIKNVPVTAGWIAALVIVLGFAALSLYRYRSLSAKGLVHPPIALVVLRIGVLAVIVLGITALLSANRAPNPNLFTISGIPWVLPVVIALLLFWTFILTRTRFGRHLYAVGGNAEAARRAGINVTRVRISAFVICSSMAAVAGLLSASYTGKVSPGAGGGNDLLYAVGAAVIGGTSLFGGRGRAMDALIGGLVIATIPNGLGLLNQASYINFIVTGGVLLLAASVDAISRRRRSSAGV; this is encoded by the coding sequence ATGACTGCTTCCACCGACACCGCGTCCGCCCCGGCGGCCGGCGGGTTCGACAACGACAACCGCCAGGCCGGCGGCCTCGGTGACGCGTTCCGCGACTACCTCAACCGGCTGCGCGGCGGCGACATGGGCGCGCTGCCGGCGATCTTCGGCCTCGTCGTGTTGTTCATCGTCTTCAGCTCGCTGCACGACCGGTTCCTCACGACCTACAACATGGCCAACCTGGTCATCCAGGCCGGCTCGATCATCGTCCTGGCGATGGGCATCGTCTTCGTGCTGCTGCTCGGCGAGATCGACCTGTCCGCGGGCGTCGCCGGCGGCGCATCGGCGACGGTGACCACGCTGATGCTGATCGACCACGACTGGACGTGGTGGCTGGCCACCCTCCTGGGCATCGCCGTCGGCGCGGTCATCGGCCTGGCCATCGGGTCGCTCGTCTCGATGCTCGGCATCCCGTCGTTCGTCGTCACCCTGGCCTTCTTCCTCGGCCTGCAGGCCGTGCCCCTCAAGCTGATCGGTGCCGGTGGTTCGCTGCGGTTCAACGACCCGGTGCTGCGGGGGCTGTCGATCAAGAACGTGCCGGTCACGGCCGGCTGGATCGCAGCCCTGGTCATCGTGCTCGGCTTCGCCGCGCTGTCGCTCTACCGCTACCGCTCGCTGTCGGCCAAGGGCCTGGTCCACCCGCCCATCGCCCTCGTGGTCCTGCGCATCGGCGTGCTGGCCGTGATCGTGCTCGGCATCACCGCACTGCTCAGCGCGAACCGTGCACCCAACCCCAACCTGTTCACCATCAGCGGCATCCCGTGGGTGCTCCCCGTCGTCATCGCGCTGCTGCTGTTCTGGACGTTCATCCTCACCAGGACCCGCTTCGGGCGACACCTCTACGCCGTCGGCGGCAACGCCGAGGCGGCGCGCCGCGCCGGCATCAACGTGACCCGGGTGCGCATCTCGGCGTTCGTCATCTGCTCCTCCATGGCAGCCGTGGCCGGCCTGCTGTCGGCGTCCTACACCGGCAAGGTGTCCCCGGGAGCCGGCGGCGGCAACGACCTGCTCTACGCCGTGGGTGCGGCGGTCATCGGTGGCACCAGCCTGTTCGGTGGCCGGGGCCGGGCGATGGACGCGCTGATCGGCGGTCTCGTCATCGCGACGATCCCCAACGGCCTGGGCCTGCTCAACCAGGCGAGCTACATCAACTTCATCGTGACCGGTGGCGTGCTGCTGCTGGCCGCGAGCGTGGATGCGATCTCGCGCCGTCGCCGCTCCTCGGCAGGCGTCTAG
- a CDS encoding ROK family protein gives MSPQQRRSGLGTNQEAVRRHNLGTLLRHVHGAGQISRAELTSLMGLNRSTIAALVGELETLGISERATPVGGARQGAGRPSAGVRIAAEGPFVIAVDLGVDRAVVARIGLGGRVLQRAQAPVQSDGEAWQVGASVAALIRGVVEDAPAAAPLVGIGISVPGLVRRSDGLIRLAPNLEWHDVSFGGIVLAALGLDVPVSLANDADLGALAEHIRGAGVGVDDLIYVSGNVGVGAGVIAGGHRLEGAGGYAGEIGHLRFNPEGRPCHCGNRGCWETEVGAHAIAEAIHCPPDKVAQLDEVLDGFPQPSRELRETGTALGHGLASIVNTFNPRMVVLGGYFRSLYRLVGPEVSAGLADRALPAPLESVTLSLPALGSDSPLLGAAEIALEPLFVDPVAALGSALVDVRGRLAG, from the coding sequence ATGAGCCCGCAGCAGCGGCGCTCCGGCCTCGGCACCAACCAGGAGGCCGTCCGGCGCCACAACCTCGGGACGCTGCTCCGGCACGTCCACGGCGCCGGACAGATCTCCCGGGCCGAGCTCACCAGCCTGATGGGGCTCAACCGCAGCACCATCGCGGCGCTGGTGGGCGAGCTGGAGACGCTCGGGATCTCCGAGCGGGCCACCCCGGTCGGGGGCGCACGGCAGGGAGCCGGGCGCCCCTCGGCAGGGGTGCGGATCGCCGCCGAGGGCCCGTTCGTCATCGCGGTCGACCTCGGCGTGGACCGCGCGGTCGTGGCACGGATCGGCCTCGGCGGCCGGGTCCTGCAGCGCGCCCAGGCGCCGGTGCAGAGCGACGGCGAGGCGTGGCAGGTCGGCGCGTCGGTGGCCGCCCTGATCCGCGGGGTCGTCGAGGACGCCCCGGCGGCGGCGCCGCTGGTCGGGATCGGCATCAGCGTGCCCGGCCTGGTGCGGCGCAGCGACGGGTTGATCCGGCTCGCGCCCAACCTCGAGTGGCACGACGTCTCCTTCGGCGGCATCGTCCTCGCCGCGCTCGGCCTCGACGTGCCGGTCTCGCTCGCCAACGACGCCGACCTCGGCGCGCTGGCGGAGCACATCCGCGGCGCCGGCGTCGGCGTCGACGACCTGATCTACGTCTCCGGCAACGTCGGTGTCGGCGCCGGCGTGATCGCCGGCGGCCACCGGCTCGAGGGCGCGGGCGGCTACGCCGGCGAGATCGGGCACCTGCGGTTCAACCCCGAGGGCCGGCCCTGCCACTGCGGCAACCGCGGCTGCTGGGAGACCGAGGTCGGCGCCCACGCCATCGCCGAGGCGATCCACTGCCCGCCCGACAAGGTGGCGCAGCTCGACGAGGTGCTCGACGGCTTCCCCCAGCCGTCGCGGGAGCTGCGCGAGACCGGCACCGCGCTCGGCCACGGGCTGGCGAGCATCGTCAACACCTTCAACCCGCGCATGGTCGTGCTCGGCGGCTACTTCCGCTCGCTCTACCGGCTGGTCGGGCCGGAGGTCTCGGCCGGCCTGGCCGACCGCGCGCTCCCGGCCCCGCTGGAGTCGGTGACGCTGTCCCTGCCGGCGCTCGGCTCGGACTCGCCGCTGCTGGGCGCCGCCGAGATCGCCCTCGAGCCGCTCTTCGTCGACCCCGTCGCCGCCCTGGGCAGCGCGCTGGTCGACGTCCGCGGACGCCTCGCCGGCTGA
- a CDS encoding ROK family protein, with the protein MIVADLEAARAVAEEEPRAGARGRPGRPVALRGDRFVSLGLELNVDYVSAVVLDLAGRTRLAETRAATTSTDLDGLLAIARDALAQGADGCTVLGAGVAVPALVRGDDRTVAWAPNLRAGAEGASLARALDDLLPGVRVGVSNDANCAAYAEAHHGAATGVDHALYLTGTVGIGAGIVQDGEVMRGAAGFAGEVGHMPIGDSTATCGCGRRGCWEASVGLHAMLAAVGMPELDTPLRSAEAVAARAAADPAVRAGLERVGRDLGLGIAMLSSVLDPEVVVLGGYFAPLGDLVLDPARRTLDERLASAAQVRPELRLSSLGTGAAALGAAELALGPVLAGERDLTGPG; encoded by the coding sequence GTGATCGTCGCCGACCTCGAGGCCGCCCGTGCGGTCGCCGAGGAGGAACCGCGGGCCGGCGCCCGCGGCCGACCGGGCCGCCCGGTCGCGCTGCGCGGGGACCGCTTCGTGAGCCTGGGCCTCGAGCTCAACGTCGACTACGTCTCGGCCGTCGTGCTCGACCTCGCCGGGCGCACCCGGCTCGCCGAGACCCGCGCGGCCACCACCAGCACCGACCTCGACGGCCTGCTCGCGATCGCGCGCGACGCGCTCGCGCAGGGGGCCGACGGGTGCACGGTCCTCGGTGCGGGCGTGGCGGTGCCGGCGCTGGTCCGCGGCGACGACCGGACGGTGGCGTGGGCGCCGAACCTGCGCGCCGGGGCCGAGGGGGCGTCGCTGGCCCGGGCGCTCGACGACCTGCTCCCCGGCGTGCGGGTGGGCGTGAGCAACGACGCCAACTGCGCGGCGTACGCCGAGGCGCACCACGGCGCCGCGACCGGCGTCGACCACGCGCTCTACCTCACCGGCACCGTCGGCATCGGCGCCGGGATCGTGCAGGACGGCGAGGTGATGCGCGGCGCGGCGGGCTTCGCCGGCGAGGTCGGCCACATGCCGATCGGCGACTCGACGGCGACCTGCGGGTGCGGCCGGCGCGGCTGCTGGGAGGCCTCGGTCGGGCTGCACGCCATGCTCGCCGCGGTCGGCATGCCGGAGCTCGACACGCCGCTCCGCTCCGCCGAGGCGGTGGCGGCGCGCGCCGCGGCGGACCCCGCGGTGCGGGCCGGCCTGGAGCGGGTCGGCCGCGACCTCGGGCTCGGCATCGCGATGCTGAGCAGCGTGCTCGACCCGGAGGTGGTCGTCCTCGGCGGCTACTTCGCCCCGCTCGGCGACCTCGTCCTCGACCCGGCGCGGCGCACCCTCGACGAGCGCCTGGCCTCGGCCGCGCAGGTACGACCGGAGCTGCGGCTCAGCAGCCTCGGCACCGGCGCCGCCGCACTCGGCGCGGCCGAGCTGGCCCTCGGCCCGGTGCTCGCCGGCGAGCGCGACCTCACCGGGCCCGGCTGA
- the xylA gene encoding xylose isomerase, whose product MRESYADLRARTAPWTPTRPPDHRPHPRSRRRKAPDEHRDPHPTPEDKFFGLWTVGWQGVDPFGGATRPPMDTVHALEKLAELGAYGVNFHDDDVIPFGSDDTTRQQIIDRFTKGLADTGLVVTTATTNLFSHPVFKAGGFTNNNRDIRRFALRKVMRNIDLAAELGAKVYVAWGGREGAEYGASQDTRLALDRMKEAFDLLGQYVVDQGYDLKFAIEPKPNEPRGDILLPTIGHALAFINELERPELVGVNPEIGHEEMAGMNAAAGYAQALWQGKLFHIDLNGQNGPKYDQDLRFGAGNVRGAFWVVDALLAGGYDGPVHFDFKPSRIEDEDGVWVSAAANMRNYLILREKVKAFRADPEVQAALEAARLPELAQPTLGEGEDWKQLLEWELPDPDRLGAIGAATEHLDQLALEHLYGVR is encoded by the coding sequence GTGCGCGAGTCCTACGCCGACCTGCGCGCCCGCACCGCCCCCTGGACGCCGACGCGTCCGCCTGACCACCGCCCCCACCCACGCAGCAGACGACGGAAGGCACCCGATGAGCACCGCGATCCCCACCCCACCCCCGAGGACAAGTTCTTCGGCCTCTGGACCGTCGGCTGGCAGGGCGTCGACCCGTTCGGGGGCGCGACCCGCCCGCCGATGGACACCGTCCACGCGCTGGAGAAGCTCGCGGAGCTCGGCGCCTACGGCGTGAACTTCCACGACGACGACGTGATCCCGTTCGGCAGCGACGACACCACCCGCCAGCAGATCATCGACCGCTTCACCAAGGGCCTCGCCGACACCGGCCTGGTCGTCACCACGGCCACCACCAACCTGTTCAGCCACCCGGTCTTCAAGGCCGGCGGCTTCACCAACAACAACCGCGACATCCGACGCTTCGCGCTCCGCAAGGTGATGCGCAACATCGACCTCGCCGCCGAGCTCGGCGCGAAGGTCTACGTCGCGTGGGGCGGTCGCGAGGGCGCGGAGTACGGCGCCAGCCAGGACACCCGCCTCGCGCTCGACCGGATGAAGGAGGCCTTCGACCTCCTCGGCCAGTACGTCGTCGACCAGGGCTACGACCTGAAGTTCGCCATCGAGCCCAAGCCCAACGAGCCCCGCGGCGACATCCTGCTGCCGACCATCGGCCACGCGCTGGCCTTCATCAACGAGCTCGAGCGCCCCGAGCTGGTCGGCGTGAACCCCGAGATCGGGCACGAGGAGATGGCCGGCATGAACGCCGCGGCCGGCTACGCCCAGGCGCTGTGGCAGGGCAAGCTCTTCCACATCGACCTCAACGGCCAGAACGGCCCGAAGTACGACCAGGACCTGCGCTTCGGCGCCGGCAACGTGCGCGGCGCCTTCTGGGTCGTCGACGCGCTGCTGGCCGGCGGCTACGACGGCCCGGTGCACTTCGACTTCAAGCCCTCGCGGATCGAGGACGAGGACGGCGTGTGGGTCAGCGCCGCCGCCAACATGCGCAACTACCTGATCCTGCGCGAGAAGGTGAAGGCGTTCCGCGCCGACCCCGAGGTCCAGGCCGCGCTCGAGGCGGCCCGCCTGCCCGAGCTCGCGCAGCCCACCCTGGGCGAGGGCGAGGACTGGAAGCAGCTGCTCGAGTGGGAGCTCCCCGACCCCGACCGGCTGGGCGCGATCGGCGCGGCGACCGAGCACCTCGACCAGCTGGCGCTCGAGCACCTCTACGGCGTCCGCTGA
- a CDS encoding FGGY family carbohydrate kinase, with product MTLVLGIDSSTQSTKAVLVDADDGRIVDSRTAPHPPGTEVDPGAWLTAVDAATDGLLERADAVSVAGQQHGMVALDASDVPVRDALLWNDTRSADAARDLVEEMGGPQACADAVGSVLVASFTAAKLRWVRDHEPDAAARVRTVLLPHDHVSRHLAAPGTAPFTDRGDASGTGYFATATGEWRPDLAARAIGREVALPRVVAPGAVAAHTASGAVVAGGTGDNMGAALGMVLEPGDVLVSVGTSGVASAVSGTPVADGTGTVTGFADASGGFLPMVTTINAAGILDLQARWLGVDHAGLADLALASTPGAGGVTLLPFYGGERSPNRPTAVGTWTGLTPATTREDLARAAYEALLCSLADAVDRLVAATGEEPRRVLMVGGATRSAALRALAPAVLAVPSGCRRRASTSRSARPPGRVGARRHRRPARLVARRDHGPRGRPDPAGARVLRRPARPHRPLDADASA from the coding sequence GTGACCCTCGTGCTCGGCATCGACTCCTCGACCCAGTCGACCAAGGCGGTCCTCGTCGACGCCGACGACGGCCGGATCGTCGACTCCCGCACCGCTCCCCACCCGCCCGGCACCGAGGTCGACCCCGGCGCCTGGCTGACCGCGGTCGACGCGGCCACGGACGGGCTGCTCGAGCGCGCCGACGCGGTCTCCGTCGCGGGCCAGCAGCACGGGATGGTGGCGCTCGACGCCTCGGACGTCCCGGTCCGCGACGCCCTGCTCTGGAACGACACCCGCTCCGCCGACGCCGCGCGCGACCTCGTCGAGGAGATGGGCGGGCCGCAGGCCTGCGCCGACGCGGTCGGCAGCGTCCTGGTGGCGTCCTTCACCGCGGCCAAGCTGCGCTGGGTGCGCGACCACGAGCCCGACGCCGCCGCGCGGGTCCGCACGGTGCTCCTCCCCCACGACCACGTCTCCCGCCACCTCGCCGCTCCCGGGACCGCGCCGTTCACCGACCGCGGCGACGCCTCCGGCACCGGCTACTTCGCCACCGCCACCGGCGAGTGGCGCCCCGACCTGGCCGCCCGGGCGATCGGCCGCGAGGTCGCGCTCCCCCGCGTCGTCGCCCCGGGCGCGGTCGCCGCGCACACGGCCTCGGGCGCCGTGGTCGCCGGCGGCACCGGCGACAACATGGGTGCGGCGCTCGGCATGGTCCTCGAGCCCGGAGACGTCCTGGTCTCGGTCGGCACGTCCGGTGTCGCGTCGGCCGTCTCCGGCACCCCGGTCGCCGACGGCACCGGCACCGTGACCGGGTTCGCCGACGCCAGCGGCGGCTTCCTGCCGATGGTCACCACGATCAACGCCGCCGGCATCCTCGACCTCCAGGCCCGCTGGCTGGGCGTCGACCACGCCGGTCTCGCCGACCTCGCCCTGGCCTCCACGCCCGGCGCGGGCGGCGTCACCCTGCTGCCGTTCTACGGCGGCGAGCGCAGCCCGAACCGGCCGACCGCCGTCGGCACCTGGACCGGCCTCACCCCGGCCACCACCCGCGAGGACCTCGCCCGGGCGGCGTACGAAGCGCTCCTGTGCTCGCTCGCCGACGCCGTCGACCGGCTCGTGGCGGCGACCGGCGAGGAGCCGCGGCGCGTGCTCATGGTCGGCGGCGCCACCCGCAGCGCCGCGCTCCGGGCGCTCGCGCCCGCCGTCCTCGCCGTCCCGTCCGGCTGCCGCCGGAGGGCGAGTACGTCGCGCTCGGCGCGCCCGCCAGGCCGCGTGGGCGCTCGCCGGCACCGACGCCCCGCCCGCCTGGTCGCCCGGCGCGACCACGGTCCTCGAGGCCGACCCGACCCCGCAGGTGCGCGAGTCCTACGCCGACCTGCGCGCCCGCACCGCCCCCTGGACGCCGACGCGTCCGCCTGA